From the genome of Leptolyngbya sp. FACHB-261, one region includes:
- the infB gene encoding translation initiation factor IF-2, translating to MSSGKVRIYELSKELDLDNRDILAVCEQLKIPVKSHSSTISDAEAERIRTAAEKYSRSPSSTPSHSSSSMTDRPTPSAQNLVQKPKKQQILEVRKPAVRLVPPPEKPASNGAEAPDLGDSSPAPAPPRPTAPVTPRAAGAGAANPPVRPVRPGGTDRSLPERPVPTPERAAGERSIAPKRAPEPARSEELPARSIPAADAGSPADVAPSVAPSVEVPARAPLRSAPVRPQTNGDANRRVAAELAAPEGTASQDFATREPRSLTNRPLIKRPAARGEQDGQTAAPAPVVGRREGTEGIRRPERPNLDLQRPRPAQPGSPQAPSTLPRPVRNPGGSAPGSVATDPNDSVSLLNRPTPPRPPKQRSKAEEAEDEANEMAKLKAAGKTKRRPVYIVDEDEELLEDASGTASTAIEVSLSLARPAARPKQKTAQPRQVTAKVTPASGGRRHTARDRREQRRNQEQEQEKPTTLVLTGDLTVQELAQKLHIPETDIIKAMFLKGSMVNINQSLDIETASAVAKDLGFEVETQELAAPARKVTEMLDAKDLEYLIRRPPVVTIMGHVDHGKTTLLDSIRKTKVAQGEAGGITQHIGAYHVEVEHNGEPEQIVFLDTPGHEAFTAMRARGARVTDIAILVVAADDGVRPQTIEAISHARAAEVPIVVAINKIDKADAQPDRVKQELSEHGLVPEEWGGDTIMVPVSAIAGDNLDTLLEMLLLVSEVEDLQANPGREAKGTVIEAHLDKARGPVATLLVQNGTLHVGDILLAGPVFGKVRALVDDRGKRVDVATPSFAVEVLGLSDVPAAGDEFEVFTDERLARATAGNRADAQRTSRLQQSMFSRRVTLGTLSAQAQEGELKELNLILKADVQGSVEAILGALGQLPQNEVQVRVLLSAPGEISETDVDLAAASNAVIVGFNTTLAPGARQAADRLGVDVRDYNIIYKLLEDIQGAMEGLLDPETVEEALGQAEVRAVFPVGRGTVAGCYVKEGKLVRNSRMRVRRGGEVVFEGNLDSLKRMKEDTREVASGYECGVGSDNFQLWQEGDIIEGFRMVSKRRTLSAS from the coding sequence ATGAGTAGCGGCAAAGTGAGAATTTACGAGCTATCTAAAGAGTTGGATTTGGACAACAGAGATATCCTTGCAGTTTGTGAGCAATTAAAGATTCCAGTCAAAAGTCATAGCAGCACGATCAGTGACGCTGAAGCCGAGCGCATCCGCACCGCCGCTGAAAAGTACAGTCGATCCCCAAGCAGCACTCCATCCCATTCGTCCTCATCGATGACAGATCGCCCCACTCCCTCTGCCCAAAACCTGGTGCAAAAGCCCAAGAAGCAGCAGATTTTGGAGGTCCGTAAGCCTGCTGTCCGTTTGGTTCCCCCACCGGAGAAACCCGCTAGCAATGGCGCGGAGGCTCCAGATTTGGGTGACTCATCTCCGGCCCCAGCACCCCCTCGTCCCACAGCTCCTGTAACTCCGCGTGCTGCTGGTGCTGGCGCCGCGAATCCTCCGGTGCGCCCGGTGCGCCCAGGGGGGACAGACCGATCACTACCCGAGCGCCCAGTTCCCACACCTGAGCGTGCAGCTGGGGAACGCAGCATTGCCCCAAAAAGGGCTCCTGAACCAGCTCGCTCGGAAGAATTGCCAGCACGATCTATACCGGCAGCAGATGCTGGTAGCCCAGCAGATGTTGCGCCTAGTGTTGCTCCCAGCGTTGAAGTGCCAGCCCGTGCACCTTTACGCAGCGCCCCAGTTCGGCCTCAAACCAATGGCGATGCTAACCGACGGGTTGCTGCCGAGTTGGCCGCTCCGGAGGGAACAGCCTCTCAAGACTTCGCCACCCGTGAGCCCCGCAGCCTCACCAATCGCCCATTAATTAAGCGCCCAGCAGCTCGTGGCGAGCAGGATGGGCAGACGGCAGCGCCTGCTCCAGTTGTTGGACGTCGTGAAGGAACTGAGGGCATTCGCCGTCCTGAGCGTCCCAATCTGGACTTACAGCGTCCACGGCCTGCTCAGCCTGGTAGCCCACAAGCACCCTCCACGCTGCCTCGCCCAGTTCGCAATCCCGGTGGTTCTGCTCCCGGCTCGGTAGCGACTGATCCTAATGACAGTGTGTCGTTGCTCAATCGGCCTACACCGCCACGCCCGCCGAAGCAGCGCAGCAAGGCTGAGGAAGCTGAGGATGAAGCCAATGAAATGGCGAAGCTCAAGGCGGCGGGCAAAACCAAACGCCGTCCCGTCTACATTGTGGACGAAGATGAGGAGCTGCTCGAAGATGCCAGCGGTACGGCATCAACTGCCATTGAAGTCAGCCTATCTCTGGCCCGACCAGCAGCTCGACCCAAGCAGAAGACAGCTCAGCCCCGACAGGTAACAGCAAAGGTTACACCTGCATCTGGTGGACGCCGTCATACAGCTCGTGACCGTCGTGAACAACGTCGTAACCAAGAGCAAGAGCAGGAGAAACCAACAACCCTGGTGCTGACTGGCGATCTCACAGTGCAGGAGCTCGCTCAGAAACTGCATATTCCCGAGACTGACATCATCAAGGCCATGTTCCTCAAAGGTTCCATGGTCAATATCAACCAGAGCTTGGATATCGAGACTGCCTCAGCAGTTGCCAAAGATCTGGGCTTTGAAGTCGAGACTCAGGAACTAGCTGCTCCGGCCCGTAAGGTCACGGAGATGCTGGATGCAAAAGATCTGGAGTACTTGATCCGCCGTCCGCCGGTGGTCACGATCATGGGTCACGTCGACCACGGTAAGACAACCCTTCTAGACTCGATCCGTAAGACTAAAGTGGCTCAGGGCGAGGCTGGGGGCATTACTCAGCACATTGGGGCCTACCACGTAGAGGTGGAGCACAATGGCGAGCCAGAGCAGATTGTCTTCCTAGACACGCCGGGTCACGAAGCCTTTACCGCTATGCGGGCACGCGGTGCTCGGGTCACGGACATTGCGATTCTGGTTGTAGCCGCAGACGATGGGGTTCGGCCGCAGACGATTGAGGCGATCAGCCACGCTCGGGCTGCAGAAGTGCCAATCGTGGTTGCTATCAACAAGATCGACAAAGCCGATGCACAGCCCGATCGGGTGAAGCAAGAGCTGAGTGAGCACGGTCTAGTCCCCGAAGAGTGGGGCGGTGACACGATTATGGTCCCGGTCAGTGCTATTGCCGGTGACAACCTGGATACCCTGCTGGAGATGCTCTTGCTGGTATCTGAGGTAGAAGATCTGCAAGCCAATCCAGGTCGGGAGGCCAAAGGTACAGTTATTGAGGCTCACCTGGATAAGGCCCGAGGCCCAGTGGCTACCTTGTTGGTTCAGAACGGTACCCTGCATGTAGGCGATATCCTCCTAGCGGGCCCGGTCTTTGGTAAGGTCCGTGCCCTGGTCGATGACCGAGGCAAGCGAGTTGACGTGGCTACTCCTTCCTTTGCGGTAGAGGTGCTGGGTCTGAGCGATGTACCTGCAGCAGGTGATGAGTTTGAAGTCTTCACGGACGAAAGACTCGCTCGCGCTACAGCGGGCAACCGGGCCGATGCCCAGCGCACCAGCCGACTGCAGCAGTCGATGTTCTCGCGCCGTGTCACCCTGGGCACCCTATCGGCTCAAGCTCAGGAAGGCGAGCTAAAGGAACTCAACCTGATTCTCAAAGCCGACGTACAAGGTTCAGTCGAGGCTATCCTCGGTGCTCTGGGACAACTGCCTCAAAACGAAGTGCAGGTTCGGGTGCTGCTGTCTGCTCCAGGTGAGATCAGTGAAACTGACGTTGACCTAGCCGCAGCCAGTAACGCCGTTATCGTGGGCTTCAACACCACCCTTGCCCCAGGCGCAAGGCAAGCGGCTGACCGCTTGGGTGTGGACGTACGGGATTACAACATCATCTACAAGCTCCTGGAGGATATCCAGGGTGCGATGGAAGGTTTGCTGGATCCCGAAACGGTCGAAGAAGCGTTGGGCCAGGCAGAGGTTCGAGCTGTTTTCCCAGTCGGTCGCGGTACGGTCGCCGGTTGTTATGTCAAGGAAGGCAAACTGGTCCGCAACTCTCGCATGCGTGTGCGGCGGGGTGGTGAAGTGGTCTTCGAGGGCAACCTGGATTCGCTCAAGCGCATGAAGGAAGATACTCGCGAAGTGGCCTCCGGCTATGAGTGCGGCGTTGGCTCTGACAACTTCCAGCTCTGGCAAGAAGGGGACATTATCGAAGGCTTCCGCATGGTGTCTAAGCGACGGACTCTATCAGCCTCGTAG
- a CDS encoding YlxR family protein, with the protein MAPLRSKPNYRRCLSCRRIDHRSSFWRIVRSYPSRKVQLEGTGRSAYLCPQAECLAVARRKDRLGRALKVPVPDEIYQILQQRLGTLPSTAKPGFHQVDQGRTGEGLL; encoded by the coding sequence ATAGCTCCCCTGAGATCGAAGCCTAACTATCGTCGCTGTCTGAGCTGCCGTCGGATCGATCATCGGTCAAGTTTTTGGCGGATTGTGCGGTCATATCCGTCGCGAAAAGTACAATTGGAAGGAACGGGTCGCTCCGCTTATCTTTGCCCCCAAGCAGAGTGCTTAGCAGTAGCCCGCCGCAAAGATCGCCTAGGACGAGCCCTCAAAGTTCCTGTTCCTGATGAGATTTATCAGATTCTTCAGCAACGGCTCGGTACGCTGCCAAGCACAGCCAAGCCGGGCTTTCATCAGGTAGACCAAGGGAGAACTGGAGAGGGACTGTTGTAG
- the nusA gene encoding transcription termination factor NusA: MSMVSLHGLGEMIEVISRERNLPKHAVQTALRKALLKGYERYRKTYKAEAISFEDEYFDNFDVELDVEEEGFRVLATKTIVEEVNDSDHQISLSEVQEVAPEAQSGQEVVVDVTPDQTEFGRMAAIQTKQVLAQELRDQQRRMIQEEFQDLEGTVLQARVLRFERRSVIMAVSSGFGRPEVEAELLHRDQLPNERPYRANATYKVYLKKVCEGSRRGPQLLVSRADAGLVVYLFANEVPEIEDEIVRIVAVAREANPPTRSVGPRTKIAVDTLERDVDPVGACIGSRGSRIQAVVSELRGEKIDVIRWSPDPAIYIANALSPARVDEVRLMNPEERQAHVLVREDQLSLAIGKEGQNVRLAARLTGWKIDIKDSAKYDYEAEDRKAEELAAQIAARRAEEEAAYAEAYGYDDDDDYEYAEEDEEVNGSASLSHDEDASDHPSTAEPVYDEEE; the protein is encoded by the coding sequence ATGTCGATGGTCAGTTTGCACGGGCTTGGCGAGATGATTGAAGTCATCAGCCGTGAACGCAATTTGCCCAAGCATGCCGTCCAAACGGCCCTGCGTAAAGCTCTGCTCAAGGGCTACGAGCGTTACCGCAAGACCTATAAAGCTGAAGCTATAAGCTTTGAAGATGAGTATTTCGACAACTTCGACGTGGAGTTGGATGTTGAGGAGGAGGGCTTCCGGGTCCTTGCCACCAAGACCATTGTCGAAGAGGTCAACGACTCTGATCACCAGATCTCGCTATCCGAGGTGCAGGAAGTTGCGCCGGAAGCTCAATCTGGTCAAGAAGTTGTGGTAGATGTTACGCCGGACCAGACCGAGTTCGGGCGCATGGCAGCTATTCAGACCAAGCAGGTACTGGCCCAAGAACTGCGTGACCAACAACGCCGCATGATCCAGGAAGAATTCCAGGATCTAGAAGGCACAGTCCTGCAAGCGCGGGTGCTCCGCTTTGAGCGTCGCTCTGTGATCATGGCGGTTAGCAGTGGCTTTGGCAGACCTGAAGTAGAAGCCGAATTGCTTCACCGCGATCAACTACCCAACGAACGGCCCTATCGAGCCAACGCTACCTACAAGGTTTATCTCAAGAAAGTGTGTGAGGGTTCGCGCCGTGGCCCACAACTGCTAGTTTCACGAGCTGATGCTGGCTTGGTGGTCTACCTGTTTGCCAACGAAGTGCCCGAGATCGAAGATGAGATCGTACGCATTGTGGCTGTCGCTCGCGAAGCTAACCCCCCTACCCGTTCCGTCGGTCCCCGGACTAAAATAGCAGTAGACACTCTCGAACGCGATGTTGATCCGGTCGGAGCCTGCATTGGTTCACGGGGATCTCGCATCCAAGCCGTTGTCTCTGAGTTGCGGGGCGAAAAGATTGATGTCATCCGTTGGTCGCCCGATCCGGCCATTTACATCGCTAATGCCCTTTCCCCGGCTCGTGTGGACGAAGTCCGCCTGATGAACCCGGAGGAGCGCCAAGCGCATGTCCTAGTGCGTGAAGATCAGCTGAGCTTGGCTATCGGTAAGGAAGGGCAAAATGTGCGTCTGGCTGCTCGCCTAACAGGTTGGAAAATTGACATTAAGGATTCTGCCAAGTACGACTACGAAGCTGAAGACCGAAAGGCTGAGGAGTTAGCCGCCCAGATTGCAGCTCGCCGCGCTGAAGAAGAGGCTGCCTACGCAGAGGCTTACGGGTACGACGATGACGACGATTATGAGTATGCTGAAGAGGACGAAGAGGTTAACGGTAGCGCTTCCCTTTCCCATGACGAGGATGCCTCTGATCACCCCTCCACAGCAGAGCCCGTCTATGACGAGGAGGAATAG
- the rimP gene encoding ribosome maturation factor RimP — protein MSHPVIPQVLSLATPIAEQLGLELVGAVFHTNQNPPVLRVDIRNLERDTGLDDCERMSQALEPALDEADLLPGAYVLEVSSPGASRTLSSDREFTAFKGFAVLVSTHDPLEGSKEWSGQLIKRDETAVYINQKGRTVVLPRDAVAKVQLQDPR, from the coding sequence ATGAGTCATCCTGTCATTCCCCAGGTTCTGAGTTTGGCAACTCCCATTGCCGAGCAGTTGGGTCTTGAACTGGTCGGAGCAGTGTTTCATACCAATCAGAATCCACCAGTCCTTCGGGTTGACATTCGCAATCTAGAGCGGGACACCGGCTTGGATGATTGTGAGCGGATGAGCCAGGCATTGGAACCAGCTCTAGACGAGGCTGATCTACTACCAGGCGCTTACGTTTTAGAAGTATCCAGCCCAGGCGCTTCCCGCACGCTGAGCAGTGACCGTGAATTTACAGCCTTCAAGGGCTTTGCAGTTCTGGTAAGTACCCATGACCCTCTTGAGGGCAGCAAGGAATGGTCAGGGCAATTGATTAAACGAGATGAAACTGCTGTTTACATCAACCAGAAGGGTCGTACTGTCGTCTTGCCACGAGATGCAGTGGCAAAAGTTCAGCTCCAAGACCCCCGCTAG
- a CDS encoding bifunctional 4-hydroxy-2-oxoglutarate aldolase/2-dehydro-3-deoxy-phosphogluconate aldolase, producing MNAWLALLRKHRAIAVIRSRNSSCAHRLALAAAAGDLRLLEITWDTPGVERLVPRLRQELPDCVIGVGTLLNRGMLEQALACGAQFCFSPHTDLELIAIANAAGIPLVPGALTPTEIVRAWQGGASSVKVFPAGSVGGPAYVQSLQGPLGSIPLVPTGGITMENAAAFLQAGAIAVGLAGSLFPKSLVAAQDWHRIAERCRCLAQSLQNKNRA from the coding sequence TTGAACGCCTGGCTCGCTCTCTTGCGTAAGCATCGCGCCATTGCTGTAATTCGCAGCCGAAACTCTAGCTGTGCCCATCGGTTGGCCTTAGCAGCGGCGGCTGGGGATCTCCGCTTACTGGAGATTACTTGGGATACGCCGGGAGTTGAAAGGCTCGTGCCCCGATTGCGGCAAGAACTGCCCGACTGCGTGATCGGCGTCGGTACTTTACTCAACCGGGGGATGCTGGAGCAAGCGCTTGCCTGTGGTGCTCAGTTCTGCTTCAGTCCTCACACCGACCTAGAACTCATTGCTATCGCTAATGCTGCTGGTATTCCTTTAGTACCCGGAGCATTAACGCCCACAGAGATTGTGAGAGCTTGGCAGGGAGGAGCAAGTAGCGTCAAAGTCTTTCCAGCTGGTAGCGTTGGTGGGCCTGCCTATGTCCAAAGTTTGCAGGGGCCACTAGGTTCTATCCCCTTAGTGCCAACGGGTGGCATTACCATGGAAAATGCCGCTGCTTTCTTGCAGGCCGGAGCCATTGCAGTGGGCTTGGCAGGCAGCCTGTTCCCGAAATCCCTGGTTGCCGCCCAAGATTGGCATCGCATTGCCGAACGCTGCCGCTGTCTAGCACAGAGTCTGCAGAACAAAAATAGAGCCTAA
- a CDS encoding plastocyanin/azurin family copper-binding protein, protein MQRLTGLLTNLLTGLVMGVLLLSLVVLPAKADLNLNPQTAVSVSVELGKADGALRFSPDTLTFQAGQLYKLALSNPSNQKHYFTAKDFADAVWTRNIKAGGVEIKGAIHDLELKPGAQAEWSFVPLRSGTYTLRCTVPGHTEAGMVGILTVRS, encoded by the coding sequence ATGCAGCGGCTCACTGGCTTATTGACTAACTTACTGACTGGTCTGGTAATGGGAGTGCTCCTCTTGAGCCTGGTAGTGCTTCCAGCCAAGGCTGACCTTAACCTGAACCCTCAAACTGCTGTGTCTGTAAGTGTAGAACTGGGCAAAGCGGATGGGGCCTTGCGGTTTAGCCCTGATACCCTAACCTTTCAAGCGGGGCAACTCTACAAGCTGGCGCTGAGCAATCCCAGTAATCAGAAGCACTACTTCACTGCTAAAGACTTTGCCGATGCAGTCTGGACCCGAAACATCAAAGCAGGTGGTGTGGAAATCAAGGGAGCCATTCACGACTTGGAGCTAAAGCCGGGAGCCCAAGCCGAGTGGTCATTTGTGCCCCTTCGTTCTGGTACCTATACTCTGCGCTGCACGGTTCCGGGTCACACTGAAGCCGGGATGGTTGGTATACTGACGGTCCGCTCTTAG
- a CDS encoding CGLD27 family protein: MSQSSSVVCPVPLEQRPLNEYEELRESWFFSWATLDIPTFVKRLAVVWLVGWSVSAPVAAYSFSPSRATLQFLLFAAAGASLPLGLVLLRLYLGWNYIRSRLLNATIPYEESGWYDGQYWTKPTEELTKDRLVFTYQVQPLLRRLERTFMVLGVLLVLGVLAWSLT, from the coding sequence ATGTCCCAATCGTCCTCTGTCGTCTGTCCCGTCCCTCTAGAGCAACGTCCGCTCAATGAGTATGAAGAACTCAGGGAGTCCTGGTTTTTCAGTTGGGCCACACTAGATATTCCAACTTTTGTCAAGCGCTTGGCTGTCGTTTGGCTAGTGGGCTGGTCTGTGAGTGCGCCTGTTGCGGCCTACAGCTTCTCGCCTTCGCGCGCGACGCTGCAGTTTCTCCTGTTTGCAGCGGCAGGAGCCAGTTTGCCCTTGGGTCTGGTGCTATTGCGGCTTTATCTCGGCTGGAATTACATTCGTAGTCGACTACTCAACGCCACGATTCCCTACGAGGAATCGGGCTGGTATGACGGTCAGTATTGGACCAAACCGACTGAGGAGCTGACCAAAGACCGCTTGGTATTTACCTATCAGGTCCAGCCACTACTACGCCGCCTGGAACGGACCTTCATGGTTTTAGGAGTGCTGCTGGTTTTGGGCGTGTTGGCTTGGAGTTTGACTTAG
- a CDS encoding Gfo/Idh/MocA family protein codes for MELNNPLRVGLVGTGYAAKVRAETLGSDSRVKLLAVSGHQRTAEFAESFGLVAVDDWTQLVQRPDLDLVVISTVNRDHARIARAALQANKHVVLEYPLALNLAEGQQLLELATAQQRLLHVEHIELLSGIHTALRQGLPKLGQVLYIRYSDLTEKRPAPQRWSYASELFGFPLMGAVSRIHRLTDLFGPVQSVSCQSRVWGDGEFFNTCLTSAHLQFAQGSVAEVVYGKGEALWRSERVLEIHCKAGALLIDGETGVRRDAQGETPLELGSRRGLFARDSAAVLAHLFEGEPLYVSPQQSLYALQVADAARRAAETGETVHL; via the coding sequence ATGGAACTTAACAACCCTCTGCGGGTAGGTCTGGTGGGCACCGGCTACGCCGCTAAGGTACGAGCCGAAACCCTGGGTAGTGATTCCCGGGTCAAACTGCTCGCAGTCAGTGGTCATCAGCGCACCGCCGAGTTCGCTGAAAGTTTTGGTTTGGTGGCAGTGGACGACTGGACGCAGCTGGTACAGCGGCCCGATTTAGACTTGGTGGTGATCAGCACCGTCAATCGGGACCATGCTCGCATTGCTAGAGCGGCCCTGCAGGCGAACAAGCATGTGGTCCTGGAATATCCACTGGCCCTTAATCTGGCAGAAGGACAGCAGCTCCTCGAACTGGCCACAGCTCAGCAGCGGCTGCTACATGTTGAGCACATCGAATTACTCAGTGGCATTCATACGGCCCTGCGCCAAGGGCTACCTAAGCTAGGCCAAGTGCTCTACATCCGCTACAGTGACCTGACCGAGAAGCGACCAGCACCGCAACGCTGGAGCTATGCGTCAGAGCTGTTCGGCTTTCCCTTGATGGGGGCTGTGTCTCGAATCCATCGGCTCACTGACCTGTTCGGGCCGGTTCAATCAGTCAGCTGTCAAAGTCGTGTTTGGGGAGATGGAGAGTTCTTCAATACCTGCCTGACCAGTGCCCACCTCCAATTTGCTCAGGGTTCTGTAGCAGAGGTGGTCTATGGCAAAGGTGAGGCGCTGTGGCGATCCGAACGAGTTTTAGAAATCCATTGCAAGGCTGGTGCCTTGCTGATCGATGGCGAGACCGGCGTACGGCGAGATGCTCAAGGCGAAACGCCGCTAGAACTGGGCAGTCGTCGTGGCCTGTTTGCCCGTGATAGTGCAGCGGTACTGGCACATCTCTTCGAAGGTGAGCCCCTTTACGTCTCGCCGCAGCAAAGTCTGTATGCTCTGCAGGTGGCGGATGCTGCCCGTCGTGCTGCAGAAACTGGCGAGACAGTTCATTTATGA
- a CDS encoding hybrid sensor histidine kinase/response regulator, whose protein sequence is MNFPKSAKPERPSRILVVDDLPDNQFLIQNILQDDNEDYEIWVEDNGVKALDRVFKTPPDLILLDVMMPEMDGYEVTRRIRASDLPYIPILLITAYSGPSVVKGLDLGADDFIRKPVDPDEIIARVDCLLRLKHLMDEQLRLARQREDFVSRLTHDLRTPLVAADRMLTLISQGVLGELSEPMHEALTTMARSNQNLLSMVNKLLEVYRYEAGRKTLNFNAINIGSLSREVIQELQPLADEKNLHLNLVVDEGLPALQGDNLELRRVLTNLVGNAIKFTDQGEVQVSLRAPSNGLLEIQIRDTGPGIPADDQVHLFESFYQGRHHKGGSGLGLDLCRRIVAAHQGKIRLDSVVGEGTTFTVCLPLQPQQQRVAS, encoded by the coding sequence ATGAACTTTCCTAAGTCCGCCAAACCTGAACGACCGAGTCGCATCCTGGTGGTTGATGATCTACCCGACAACCAGTTTCTGATTCAGAACATTCTGCAGGACGACAATGAGGATTATGAGATCTGGGTTGAAGACAACGGTGTTAAAGCGTTAGATCGAGTCTTCAAAACTCCCCCCGATCTGATTCTTCTAGACGTCATGATGCCGGAGATGGACGGTTACGAGGTGACTCGTCGCATCCGAGCTTCAGATCTGCCCTACATCCCTATCCTGCTAATCACCGCCTACAGTGGTCCGAGCGTGGTTAAAGGCTTAGATTTAGGCGCCGATGACTTTATCCGCAAGCCGGTAGACCCTGACGAGATTATTGCTCGGGTTGACTGCTTGCTGCGCCTGAAGCACCTCATGGATGAGCAACTACGTCTGGCTCGTCAACGCGAAGACTTCGTCTCTCGCCTGACTCATGACCTCCGCACGCCGCTAGTTGCCGCTGACCGGATGCTGACCCTGATCAGTCAGGGGGTGTTGGGGGAGCTATCGGAGCCTATGCATGAAGCTCTGACCACCATGGCTCGCAGCAACCAGAATTTGCTGAGCATGGTCAACAAACTGCTGGAGGTCTACCGCTACGAAGCAGGCCGTAAGACCCTAAACTTTAACGCTATCAACATCGGCTCTCTGTCCCGTGAGGTTATTCAAGAACTGCAACCTCTGGCTGATGAGAAGAATCTACACCTGAATCTAGTGGTGGACGAAGGTTTACCAGCCTTGCAAGGGGACAACTTGGAACTGCGTCGCGTACTCACGAATTTGGTGGGTAATGCGATCAAGTTTACCGACCAGGGTGAAGTTCAGGTCAGCTTACGGGCGCCTTCTAATGGACTGCTAGAAATCCAAATCCGCGACACTGGACCCGGTATTCCAGCGGATGATCAGGTTCATTTGTTTGAGAGCTTCTATCAAGGTCGCCACCACAAAGGTGGTAGCGGCTTAGGTCTAGATTTGTGCCGCCGCATTGTGGCTGCCCACCAAGGCAAGATCAGGCTTGACTCAGTGGTGGGTGAGGGAACGACCTTTACTGTCTGTTTGCCTCTGCAACCCCAGCAACAGCGTGTGGCAAGCTGA
- a CDS encoding ribonuclease D: MGLDAFQVCEDDLSEQALVHYAQEQAIAVDTETMGLKPQRDRLCLVQIADASGRATLVRLAKGITQAPRLKQLLENPQVEKVFHYARFDIAMLRYHLGIDTAPIFCTKIGSKLARTYTPHHGLKDLVRDLTQVELDKTAQSSDWGNVQALSEKQLRYAANDVLHLLKVRSVLQMMLEREGRWQLAQHCFHCLPTVVQLDLLGYEDIFNH, from the coding sequence ATGGGATTAGACGCCTTCCAGGTATGCGAGGACGATTTGAGTGAACAAGCGCTTGTTCACTACGCCCAAGAGCAGGCTATTGCTGTCGATACCGAAACTATGGGCCTTAAGCCTCAGCGCGATCGCCTCTGCTTGGTTCAGATTGCTGATGCATCGGGTCGAGCGACATTAGTGCGTTTAGCCAAAGGCATTACTCAGGCTCCTAGGCTCAAACAACTGCTTGAAAATCCTCAAGTCGAAAAGGTTTTTCACTACGCCCGTTTCGATATAGCGATGTTGCGTTATCACTTGGGCATTGACACAGCACCGATTTTCTGTACCAAGATTGGCAGCAAGTTAGCGCGGACTTATACCCCCCATCACGGCCTCAAAGATCTGGTGCGAGATTTGACTCAAGTTGAACTTGACAAAACGGCGCAGAGCTCAGACTGGGGCAACGTTCAAGCTCTTTCCGAAAAGCAGCTCCGCTACGCAGCGAATGATGTCTTGCATTTACTGAAAGTTCGGAGCGTATTGCAAATGATGCTGGAGCGTGAGGGTCGCTGGCAACTAGCTCAACATTGCTTTCACTGCTTACCAACTGTTGTTCAGCTAGATCTGTTGGGGTACGAAGATATCTTTAATCATTGA
- a CDS encoding 2Fe-2S iron-sulfur cluster-binding protein, translating to MAISIRFLPDDVTVEAQAGESFLTVAARAGIRIPTGCLMGSCHACEVEVEGLGEICTCISAVPSGQSSLTVNLYSDPSW from the coding sequence ATGGCTATCTCTATCCGATTTTTGCCAGACGATGTCACTGTAGAAGCCCAAGCGGGGGAGTCTTTTCTAACAGTTGCGGCACGGGCAGGCATTCGCATCCCCACTGGTTGCCTGATGGGGTCCTGTCACGCCTGCGAGGTTGAGGTTGAGGGCTTGGGCGAAATCTGCACCTGTATTTCGGCGGTGCCCTCCGGCCAGTCTTCGCTGACTGTCAATCTCTACAGCGACCCCAGTTGGTGA